AGCTTGAGCCACTGGATCCCTGGGAGAGTGAGGATGTTGTTCAATTCCTATATGATGCATCACTATATGGATTACCGATAAGGACTGTGGAGGCGCCCTTCTTCAGGAGGGTTATTATGCAGAGGAGCTCCGGCATTAAATATGAGGGTGGTAAGTTATACCAGGAACTAACGAGAGAACTCAAGGAATTAATGGGTGAACCACCAAGCAACGCAAAACCACCAAGCTTCACACCCACTAGGGATGGTTATGGAATAATATTCGTAGCCAGCGACGGTTCAATATACCCAAGCGGTTTCCTACCACTCACGCTTGGTAATGTCAGGAAGGACAATATAGTGAGGGTGTATAGGAAGCACCCAGTACTGAGGACGATAAGGGAGGCTAGGTTCAACGGTAAGTGCGGCGTGTGTGAGTTTAGGAATATATGTGGTGGTTCAAGGGCAAGGGCATACACCGAATTAGGCGACTCACTTGGTTCAGATCCAGCTTGTGTTTATGAACCTACTGTGAAATGATTTTATTGAAGAGCCCCATAAAGCCGAACCTATTGAGCGCCTCGTTGATCCACTCCCACCTTAGGCTACTCCTTACGTTGATATTCCTCATTAACTCCTTAATAATGGCTACGTACCATGGTATATCCCAATTAATGACAATGGATACCACAAGATCCTCAATGGATGCATAGGGAATGCTCCTTATGAGAATTGCCCGTGAGAAAAGCCCTGGAACCAGGGATCTCTCAATAACCACTGAACCACCTAAGGCCTGACTAACTGACTCATAATCTCCATAAATCATTACATCGACTATATCCGGTACGTCAAAAACACCAAGCCTCCTACCAATAACCTTTAGTAGGCTCGCTAGTCCGCATGCATGGTCTACATTCAATTCAACAAGTCTCCAATGAACATCTTCACAGTCATTACCCATAACAAGTAACACCTACTTACTGCATTCCATCATTATTTCACTATCACTAAACCCTAGACTTCTCAATACTCTTAATGGACTTAAATTGAGAAGTAATAAATCATTACTCTCCAGGTCAATAGCCGTTATAGACCCCGTACTAATGCGTAGTTTGTAGATATTACTTAGTGGTAATCCAGTTATTAAGGCCACGGCAGTAGCAATAGGGTGCCAGTGACTCACCGCAATTACCGCCTTCTCGTTAATACTCCTAACGAATTCCAGGAAATCATCGATTCTACTCATCACCGAATCCATTGATTCACCACCAGGTGGATGATGCCTAACGGGGTCCTTCCTGTAATTATCGAATGGCAATTCACTTATCTTCTTGAGCTCCCACTCACCCATGTCGATCTCCCTTAACCTATCATCAACCTTATAATTAGGGCTTATGCAACCTGCTGTTTGGCGTGCACGTAATAATGGCGATGTAAATACCGTACCATTAACACCCATTCTATGTAGAAGTAACGCCGCAGCGGCCGCCTCAAGCCTACCCCTATCAGTCAGTGGATTATCGTTATAATTCCTTGAATGAAGTATACCAAGGGCATTTAACTGCGCCTCCCCATGCCTAACAAGGTATAGTATCACGATAATGATTACGGTAAAGCAAGGTAATAAAGCATTACTTAAATCCCAATCACTGGGTCTGGCCAGTAATTATCAAGGACTTCAACCCTACCGTCTAGCATAATCACAATATTGCTCTCAAGCCTAACACCAAACCTGTTGGGTAGGTATATCCCTGGCTCTATAGTGAATACGCTACCCCTCAATAATGCCTTATCATATGACTGACTTATGAACGGTTCCTCATGAACCTCAAGCCCAATCCCATGCCCAGTCCTATGAATGAAATACTGCCCATAACCACCCTCAGTGATGACCCTCCTGGCAATCGAATCAATGTAAGCACCGGTAACGCCTTCCCTAACGCTGGCTATTGCCTCGTCATGAGCCCTCCTAACGAGGTTATGAACTAACTTAAAATCACTAGGTGGATTACCAACCACGAACGTCCTTGTTAAGTCACCGTAATAATCATTATAGGTTGCCGTTACGTCAATAACAATCACATCGCCAACTTCGATCCTCCTCCTGGAAGGTAACCAATGAGGTATTGCGGAGTGTGGACCGGACTGAACAAGTACGTCTCTAGGCTCGGCACCAGCACCACTAATGGCTTCACCAATTACCTTAGCCACCTCGACCTCGGTCATTCCCGGCCTAATGGACTCATGAGCAGCCTTTATGCCCTCCTCAATGGCCCTAACAGCAGTCTTAATATTCGCCAACTCACTTTCATCCTTACTAATCCTCATTGTTGTCAGTAAGTCATCAATAGATGAATCAGTAAACCCATCAATTACCTCACGTAGAATCCACAGGTAATTTAGCGTGGCTCTACCCTCAAGGCCAACCCTTCTTACGGTACCACAATTACTGCTAATGAAGGATTTAATGGCATTTAACGGTCCCTCCTCATCGCCATAAACGATGTATGGCAAGCCCGTATTCCTGGCCTTACCCTCATCAAGTCTCGGCAAGATTAGGGAATAGGCGTTATTACCTGGACAAATCATTAATGCACCAAACCTCTCAAAGGTCTCAATATAGGAACCAACCAGGTATCTAAAGTTAGGGCCGGAAACAATAACCACTAATTCTATTGGTGTTTTACGGACCTCATCAATGAACCTAATAATCCTATTAATGCTCGACATATTACCGATCTAGGAACCAAGGCCCTTTAATTTTATTCCCTAATTACATATTAATGCTTTTAGATCAGTAGAGGCCGCTGACATCATTGAATCAGTACCCGTAGAATCATCACCAATATAATCAATGTAATTATTACAATGCAAGGGATTTAAAGATCCTTATCCTAGCAATCCCAAATCCAACTCATTGCTTGCTTAGTTGTATTGATTGGAGTGTTGCTGTGACCCTTATCTTCTCTATTATGTCCAGGAGAAGTGGTGTCTTCTCCCTATCAACAACTATGTAAATATCATTGTCATACCTAAGTACATGCTTGGCAGTTATTTGATTAGACTTCATAACCTGTACCAGAAATGTCACTATACCGACTGGCGCTTTCTCAGCAAACATTATCCTCACCATACCGTACTCCTCAACCTTAGCTTGATTGCAAATACTCGCTATGTACATTAATGGCGCTATTACATGTATCTTATTACCATCATTAAGTATTATGAATTGAACCTTGGCTGCCGTAAGTAAATCCCTAAGCTTAGCAACCTTGTCCATATTCTCCTCAGTTAATGGTATCTCAACCTCACCCATACCACTGTACGTTATTATCTCGGCCATACTCAATGCCTTAACAATGTCAGGGTACTCATTAACCAATTTATAGTTCATGGAGATCCTCTCAAGGGCCTTCACTATGGTGAACACCTTAGTATCCTTACCAATCATTGTATCAACAAGTGGTTTAATGTTCCTAGCAAGTGCCGAGAGATTAACAAGGCCGCTGGACAGTAATGTTACGTAGAGCGGATTCTCCTCAATAATAATCCTAACGGCCTGTTGAATACTTAATCCCCGAGACACAATTACTATCTGTGAAATAAGGATTAATATTTTTTACTTAAAAATACATTGTAAGTCTAAAATCAGTACATATAGTACTAGGGTCTAAACATTATTATGAGGTAGATACTATCACAATGAGTAATAATGTTTATTAATTCCATAAATACGCCTCTTAACGATGCTACCCCTGGAATTACTACTGGCAATAATAATACCAATTATCGGCCTAGCCCTTGCCGGGTATAACGCAGCTTCAGTACTTGGAATTAAACCAGGGAAGAAGGAATTAACGGAAATAAACATGCTCATCGCCGAGGGCGCCAAAACATTCCTAATGAGGGAGTACAAGACAATATTACCCACAGGCATTGTACTGACCATATTAATATGGATAGCGTATTACTTCATATTCCATAGTGGATTAATGGCTGGGTTAGCTGCCCTTGCCTTCGCGCTTGGTGCCATAGGCAGTGCAATCGCCGGTTACTTGGGTATGTACGTAACAACGAGAAGCGCAGCTAAAACAGCCTGGATGGCTAAGAACGGCATGGGATCCGCCCTAAGTACCTCGTTTAAGGCGGGAACCGTCATGGGACTATCACTGGCCAGCATAGCCCTGCTAATAGTCACAATACTCTACATGGCATACTCATTAGTGTTACCAACACCTCTATGGGCCGAGGCACTGGCGCCCGTGGCGTTTGGTGCCAGCTTAATATCACTGTTCATAAGGGTCGCCGGTGGCATATACACGAAAGCCGCCGATTGGGGTGCCGACATAGTTGGTAAGGTTGAGGCTGGAATACCAGAGGATGACCCGAGGAATCCAGGAGTCATTGCCGATAATGTTGGTGATAATGTGGGTGATTGCGCAGGTATGGCTAGTGACGTTTACGAGAGTTTCGTAGTAGTACTTGCAGGTGCATTATTACTTGCAGCTGTATTTAGATTAACATCTGCTCTCGTTAGATTATCAATAATGGTTGCCACATTAACATTAATAAGTACATTAATCGGAGTTCAGGTAGTTAGGGGTGAGGTTAAGGGTAAGAACTTGGCCGCAGCCGCGATGGGTAAGCTCAACATGGCGCTTTATACAACAATAATAATTGCAGCCATACTTGTTGCCATATACGCGTTTCTTGCATTCCCATTGATGGAGGCCATGGCCATATTCATATCCGACCTACTAGGCATGATAACAGCAGTGGTTGTCCTATACGTAACTGAGTACTTCACCCACTATACATTTCCACCTGTCAGAAACATAGCAATGCAGGCAACACTATCGGCGTCAAACGTAATTGTCGCTGGATACTCCTACGGCTTACTTAGTGCCGTACCCACCATCTTCATGGTAATAACAGCCCTAGGTATTTCATACGTATTAGGTTCAATGTTTATACCACCACACGGAATTGAAGGCGGTATATTCGGCACAGCAATAGCCTCAGTAGGACTACTAAGTCTTGCGGGTATAGTCATTTCCCTAGACTCGTACGGCCCAGTCAGTGACAATGCGGGTGGCCTTGTGGAAATGACGGGTATGGAGGATGTGAGGGAAATAACGGATTCACTGGATGCAATTGGTAATACGTTTAAGGCCACCACGAAGGGCTACGCAATAGCCAGTGCTGGTTTAGCAGCATTAATATTATTCATTGGTTTCATATACGAGGTCGTGGAAAGGATGGGAATACCACTAACACAAGCCTTTGGTGAGTTAATGGTTATTGACCCAAGGATAATAATAGGAGCCCTAGTGGGCGTTGCACTCGTATACTTCTTCTCAAGTAGTACCTTAGCCTCGGTCGGCAAGGCAGCCGGTGAACTTGTTGAGGAAATAAGGAGGCAATTCAGGACTAAGAGAATACTTGAGCTTTGGCCTCAGGAGAAGCCTGACTATAACAAGGCAATCGACATAGTGACGAGCCACGCACTCAAGAATTTCCTAGTGCCTGGCCTATCAGCTGTTATTGTACCAATAATCGTCGGATTAGCACTGGGTTGGATTGGTCTCGTTGGGATGATATTCGGTGTAATAATTGCAGGCTTCCCAAGGGCGTTACTAATGGCTAATGCCGGTGGCGCTTGGGACAACGCTAAGAAGTACATCGAGATTGAGGGTATTGAAGTAAATGGTCAGAAATTCGGCAAGAAGAGCGAACCACATAGGAACGCGGTAGTGGGTGATGTGGTTGGCGATCCATTTAAGGACACAACTGGACCATCACTTAACCCACTCATTAAGGTTGTTAATACTGTTTCAATAGTCTTCGCACCAGTCATAGCAATGATAAGTCTAATTAATCCAGCAGCCGGCCCATTAATAATGCACCTAATCTCAATATTAATGGTGTAATCAGACAATAACCTAGTTCAAAATCTCATTAAAATCATGACCTCAACTTAATTATTAATTTTACACATAAATTATTTCCATAGTAGAATTTGTTTAGGAAAGTATTTGAGTTCGTTTGTTCAGTATTTATAATTATTGTTAATGATTAATCAATAGAAAAATTATTAATAATGATCGATATAATAAAATTTATAAAAATTAGAGACTCATAGGAATTACAATGGGTTCTCTCGGTAAGTACGTATTAACATTCGAGGAGGCAGATCCTGATGATGTTAAATTAATAGGCGGTAAGGCATCCAGCCTTGTCCTAATGACCAGACTTGGATTACCAGTACCTCCTGGCATAATAATAACCACTAGAGCTTGTAGGGAATACTACGATAGAGGTGAGAAACTCCCTGAGGGCCTAATGGACGAGGTAATTAGGGGTGTTAAATACCTTGAGGAAAAGACTGGGTATAAACTTGGCGATCCTGATAAACCATTACTCGTCAGCGTCAGGTCCGGAGCCGCTGTATCAATGCCAGGCATGATGGACACAGTACTAAACGTGGGGCTTAATGATAAGACAGTTTATGGTCTCGCCAAGAGGATTAATAATGAGCATGGTGCCTACGATGCCTATAGGAGATTCCTTGCGATGTTTGGTAGGATAGTCCTAGGCATTCCTGAGGAGGAGTTCAATAAACCGCTTGATGAGATTAAGCGGAAATATGGTGTTAAGGAGGACCCGGAAATACCGCTTGAAGGTCTTAAGGAGCTTGTCGAGATTTATAAGCAAATATTCATAAGGAGATTTGGTAAGGTATTTGATGACCCATGGGAACAATTAAAGCTTTCGATAGAGGCTGTATTTAAGTCCTGGAATTCACCAAGGGCCAGGTTCTATAGGGAGGCTAATAAAATAACGCCGGAAATTGCTGACTGTACTGCCACAGCAATAGTGACCATGGTGTTTGGCAACGCAGACTGGAGGTCAGCCACTGGTGTCGTGTTCTCGAGGGATCCAGCGACCGGCGAGAATAAGCTTTATGGTGAGTACTTGCCCTATGCTCAGGGCGAGGACGTAGTAGCTGGTATAAGGACTCCTAAACCCATTGAGAAGCTTAAGGAGGAGATGCCAGAGGTCTATGAGCAGTTGTATAATGGTGTTAAACTCATTGAGAAGACTAAGAAGGAGGTTCAGGATGTGGAGTTCACGATTGAGAAGGGCAAGCTCTGGTTCCTACAGACAAGGAACGCTAAGATGAATCCACTGGCTGTTTTGAAGACCAGGGTCGACATGTACAAGGAGGGTATGATAACCAAGGAGGAGGCAATAATGGGTGTTAAGCCCGAATACATACTTCAAATGCTTTATCCGAGGATTGATGAGTCCAAGGCAGGTAAGCCATTGACTAAGGGTATAGCTGCGTCACCAGGTGCTGTGAGTGGACAGGCTGTCTTCGACCCTGATAGGGCTGTGGAGTGGTCCAAGACTGGTAAGCAGGTTATCCTGGTTAGGGAGGAGACGAAGCCTGATGATGTTCACGGCTTCTACGCATCAGTAGGTGTACTAACTAGCAGGGGTGGTGCGACGAGCCACGCAGCAGTCGTGGCTAGGGCAATTGGTAGGCCTGCGGTTGTTGGTGCTGAGGCTTTACAGATTGATTATGGCACCAGGATTGCCAGGGTTGGTGATACGGTTATTAAGGAGGGTGATTGGATAACAATTGATGGATTCACGGGCAGTGTTTACCTGGGTAAGGTACCAACGATAGAACCAAAGCTACCACCTGAATTCTTCGAATTCCTCGATATGGCCGACTCAGTATCCGTGTTCGAGATTAGGGCTAATGCGGATACACCGGATGATGCGACAATATCCAGGAGATTTGGCGCTAAGGGTATTGGCTTGTTGAGGACTGAGAGGATGTTCAGGGCGCCAGGCAGGCTCGATCTATTTAGGAAGGTAATACTCTCGGATAATCCAGGTGAAAGGAGGGAATTGCTTGATCAATTGGCCGAGATGATGAAGAAGGACTTCCTGGAAATATTCGAGATAATGGAGGGTTACCCAATAACAGTTAGGTTGTTCGACCCACCACTCCATGAGTTCCTACCAAACTTCGAGGAATTAGTCACTGAGGTGACTAGGGCTAGAACCCTGGGCAAGCCGGATCCTGAGAAGGAGAGGTTACTCGCCAGGGTTAAGGCGCTGATGGAGGCTAACCCAATGATGGGACATAGGGGCGTTAGGGTTGGTATTACGTACCCAGAGATCTACGCAGCGCAGGTTAAGGCAATACTATCCGCAGCCCTAGAGCTAAAGAGGAGGGGTAAGCATCTTGAGATTCAGATAATGATACCACAGGTTGCCGAGGTTAGGGAACTTGAGATAATAATAAACAATGTTGTCAAGCCCACGGCTGAGGAGGTATTCAAGGCCTATGGCGATAGTATTGAATTTAAGATTGGCACAATGATGGAGACCGTCAGATCATGCCTAACCGCCGACAAGATTGCAAAGGTTGTTGATTTCATGAGCTTTGGAACAAATGACCTAACACAGGCAGTCTTCAGCTTCAGCAGGGATGATGTTGAGAATAAGTTCATGAGCAAGTACCTGGAGCTTGGTGTACTGCCCTACGACCCATTCGTAACAATTGATGAGGAGGGCGTCGCTAAACTCATGAAGGTAGCCATAGATGCTGCCAGGTCCGTAAAGCCAGACATAGAGATTGGAATATGCGGTGAGCATGGTGGTGATCCAGACTCAATAAAGATACTGGCTAAGGTGGTTGGTAGGGGACTTAACTACTTCAGTGCGTCGCCGTATAGGGTTCCAGTGGCTAGGCTCGTGGCAGCTCAGGAATCATTGAAGATACTAGGAAGAGCACCAAAGATACATATATACTGATCGAACATAAAATTGCAAGGCTCCATTTCAAAATTCTCCTTATACGTTTATAATTAAACAAAATACTAGCAAGTATTGCTATGGATGTCTATTTATTATCATTATTTGTCATTAAATTCAGTTTTATGTCAAATTTATGAATAAATAAGTTTAAAAAGAGACTTACTTTACAGAGAAGTGTATGACCTTGGTAATAACGTTTATGCAGTATGTGCTTTCAATAGTATCGGGGATATTGGTAGGATTCTCACTTGGTCTTATTGGAGGCGGTGGTAGTATATTGGCTGTCCCATTGTTCCTTTACTTCGTTGGTCTTGACACAATACCTGATGCCGCCCACATAGCCATTGGTACGACCGCGCTTGCCGTCGGCCTTAATGCCTACATAAACTCCTACATGCATCTTAAGAAGAAGAACGTGGCACCAAGGGTAGGTGGGATATTCGCCGGCGTAGGCCTTGTTGGCTCATTGATAGGGGCTTATTTGGGCCACATAACACCAGGCACTGACTTACTAACCTACTTCGCAATAGCAATGATTGTACTAGGCATATACATGGCGATTAGGAGGGAGTCAACACAGGCTGGTACTGCTGATGAGGTTAATCACGTAATGAATGCCCTCAAGAAGTGCCCGAGGTTAACAACATTAACAATACTCAAGGTTGCAACCTTCGGCTTCATAGTTGGCCTTGTCAGTGGTTACTTTGGTATTGGTGGTGGCTTCCTAATAGTACCAAGCCTAATGTTCTCAGCTGGGCTCTGTATAACAAGGGCTATTGGAACCAGCTTGTTAAGTGTTGGTACGTTCGGTGTAGCCAGTGGTGCCGAGTACTGGTACTATGGCGATGTACTAATACTCATAGCCTTACTATATGTCGCTGGGGGAGCCGCGGGTGGCTATGCAGGCACTAGCCTAGCTGTTAAGGCCCCTAAGAGGGCACTTAGGATTGCCTATGGAGCAATAATAGTACTAGTCGGCATATACATGCTAATGAGGGTTTATCACGTAATACCATGAGGTTTAATTAATAATTACCTTATTAACATCTGTAAGGAGAAATAAAAGATATAATTACTCTAGTGCCTCATATTAGTAATGAGGATAATTAATTATAATAAACTCATGAATTTCGTTAGTAGTAATCCGCTGTATGAGGTTAGGGAAACCACAGACACCGTTGAGTTATTATTCCATGCACCAAGTGAAGAGGAGGCTGCTGGTACTGAGGTGGTAAGTGATGAACCCAGGCCAGTAATAAGGGTAGTATTTACTAAGAGGGGTGATGAGTTGGTACCCAGGGAAGCTTGGATAGAGAGAGGCAGTGCAAGGCAAAGAATGGGTGTTGATGAGCTTGATACATGGCTTGAGTTCGTTGATATTTACTCATAGTATGTACTTATCAAATTAAGTTTTTAAGTGAAAGCGTATTCTTAGGAATGTGAATTTAGTAAGAATTGGCATTGCATTAACCGTGATTGGAGCGGTAATACTACTGGTGACCAATGCATTCCTGCCTAGGGTGTATAATATCATGCTGAGTACATTGAGTAATATGACAATAAGTCTCGATGTTTACTCAAGGTACTTAGTACCTGTTTATGTAAATAATCCTGCGTATATCGTGGTCATGCTTAATAATTCATACCCACTATCCGTGTATATATTTGATTCCTTTGGGCACGTATTAACACCATTGAGTTATAGCCATGAACATGGACTTTACCTAATAACATTCCCACTACTTAAGCATGGTAATTACTCACTGGTGTTGTTTAATAATAATCCGGAACCGCTTAATGTATCGCTCTCAGTAACGGCAGTATCACAATACATAGTAGGTAATGCCCTGCTCATAAACCTAGTTATGGATCTTGGAGTAGTGATATTCATACTTGGGGTATTATTAATAGTAATGAGGACATTGTATACTGTTAAATACAGGTTCCTTAATACGAGATAAAAGCTTAAAAGATAGTGATTCATCACGTGGTTAGTGTGAATACTGATGAGCGTGGCATACCTGGTATTGGATACGCTTGGTGTTGTGGCTCTGAATGAGGACGGTGATGTAATAGCTAAGGTTATCTATGAGGGTAGTACAGACGAGATAGCCGATAAGGTGAATAGACTTGAGACTGGTGAACCAATTGATGAGGTCATCAAGGTAATAAATGAACTTAGAAATAAGGGAATCACAAAGATTATTGTTGAGAATAGGGAACTAGCCAGGAACTTGGCTAATAGAATCACAGATATTGAGATTAGATCTGAATTACCAAGTAAGGCTGGAACACTGTATAGGAACAACATCGGTAAATACGTTAAGGAGGTCTTTGGCCTGAGTGAGGATGAGTATCTGGCCAGGGTTCATGAAATAACGACGGTGCAGACAAGGCATAAGTTAAGGCAGGTTGCTGAAAAGAGAGACTTGTTCATTGCCCAGGCTATAAGTTCGGTTGATGATCTTGACAAGATACTCAACCTAATAAGTTCAAGGGTTAGGGAGTGGTATGGACTTCACTTCCCAGAACTTGAGGATTTGGTTAAGGACCATAATGAATACATGACATTAGTAACGGAGTTAGGGCACAGGAGCAACTTCGCTATTGACAATCTCGTGAAGCTAGGGCTCACGCAGGACAGGGCTAAGAGAATCGCCGAGGCCGCAAGTAAGAGTGTTGGTGCTGAAATGGCTGATTGGGACTTAGAACCCGTAAGAACCTATGCAAAAATATACGTACAACTATCAGACCTCAGGAGTAAATTGTCGCAGTATATTGATGAGGCTATGGTAGAGGTAGCACCGAACATTAGGGAGTTGGTAGGTCCATTATTGGGTGCAAGGCTTATAATGCTTGCGGGAGGCTTGATGAGGCTTGCGTTGCTACCGGCATCAACAATACAGGTACTTGGCGCCGAAAAGGCGTTATTTAGGGCATTAAGGACTGGCGGTAGACCCCCAAAGCATGGGATACTATTCCAATTCCCAGAAATATTTAGGGCTCCAAGGTGGCAACGTGGTAAGATAGCCAGGGCATTGGCTGCGAAGCTGGCAATAGCCGCTAAGGCCGACGCCTTCACTGGAAACTTCATTGCCCCAAGGCTTAAGGAGGATCTCATGAAGAGGGTGCAGGAGGTTAAAACACTGTATGCGAAGCCGCCATTAAGGAAGCCTGAAGCTAAAGCCGCTAGGAAGGCTCCAGAGAAAAGAGGACCTGCGAAGAAGGCTGAGGAGAAGAGGGCTCATGAGAAGAGGGGCGGCCGTAGATAATCAGTATTAAGATTTATAATCCCTTAAAAATACGCATTCCCAATGTCCTCATTAATACAGGTTGTTGGTGTTAAGGAGCATGAGAAATTCAGGGGTGTTTACTGGGTGTCCTTTGAGGATGGCACAGAGAGATTGGCGACCATCAACTTAACACCGGGTAAGAGGGTTTATGGCGAGCAATTAATTCAGTGGGAGGGTAAGGAGTATAGGATTTGGAATCCGTACAGGTCGAAACTTGCCGCTGCAATCATGAATGGCCTTAAGGTAATGCCCATAATCGAGGGATCACGAATACTATATCTTGGTGCTGCCAGTGGTACTACCGTGAGTCATGTGAGTGATATAGTTGGTAATAACGGCGTTATCTACTCGGTTGAGTTCTCACCTAGGGTTTTCAGGGAGTTCGTGGAGAAGCTCGTGGATCAGGGTAGGAAGAATGTAATACCAATACTCGCAGATGCCAGATATCCAGAGCAGTATGTACATATTGTCAAGACTGTTGATATCGCCTACATAGACATTGCACAGCCGTTCCAGGCAAAGATACTTGCCGATAATGCTGACGTTTACGTGAAGAGCCACGGCTACGTAATGCTGGTTATAAAGGCCATGAGTATTGACGTTACCAAGGAACCAAGTGAGACATTTAAGAGGGAAATTGATGTGCTTAAGGACAGGGGCTATGAAATACTTGATATGGTTCACCTGGAGCCTTACGACACGGCACATGCCATGGTCATTGGTAGAAAGACCTCGTAATAATTAGTTACGCAAAAGTTTTAAATAAAATAATATGCATGAATTAATAATAGGTAATGAGTAATGAACTCATAACGCATGTATTGAGCTTCGCAGCAAGTAGGAAAGCTAGGGTACTCTTTGTTGGTGATTCGTCATTATCCTACGACGCGATAATTAGAATACCTAATTACAGTGATAATGAGGAGGGAAAATTCATCATTAAGGTAAAGGGGGATGCGGAGAAGGTAAGTAGGGATGCAATAATAGACTTGATAGTGTTATCAAAGGTCTCGAATTCAACACCAATAATAGTCGGTATTAAGTATGGTGATGAGGAGATGATTGATGGCGTAGCCTATAAAGTACATGGTGTTTACGCGGTGGGCGTTAGGACGTTCAAGAGAATTTTAGATAACGATAGTATTAAGTTCGTGAAGGATAAAGGCATCATAAAGGCTAGTGTGAAAGGTCAATTACTTAGGAAGCTGAGGGAGAATAGGGGCATGAGCCTTGGTGACCTTGCAAAGATGCTTGGTGTTACCAGGAGAACAATATATGAGTATGAGAGAGGATCAATAGAAGCCTCAGAAAGAACCGCCAGAATGCTTGTTAATCTATTTGACGAGGACTTACTCAATAACGTTGATTTAAGGCCTAGTGACAATGATGTGCTTAATGATGTGAAGACTAGGGAGGAGATGGTTGATGACAATATTAGGGAATTACTGCCATCATTTAAATTATACTCATTACTGAAGGCGCACACAAAAGTCGCAGCGCACTCAACAGATGAGTCATACCTTGTTGAGGATAAGAGAAGGCTGAGTAATGAGGTTGTTAATGTGGCTAAGGTACTCGGTGTTGGTTTGGCGTTGATAGAGTCCGATAAACGCGATGTTGAATTCCTGGAATCTAGGAACTAATTAGGCGAGGGATATGAGTGACTATCCAAAGGTGGAGATTAGGGAGGGGTTAGTATCGATAATTGTACCTGACCTATCTAAGTACATTGTTGGTAATAGACCTGAACCTGCTCACGCGCCAGTATTTTATAACCCCAGGATGGAAGTCAACAGATCACTTTC
This is a stretch of genomic DNA from Vulcanisaeta moutnovskia 768-28. It encodes these proteins:
- a CDS encoding helix-turn-helix domain-containing protein, whose translation is MSNELITHVLSFAASRKARVLFVGDSSLSYDAIIRIPNYSDNEEGKFIIKVKGDAEKVSRDAIIDLIVLSKVSNSTPIIVGIKYGDEEMIDGVAYKVHGVYAVGVRTFKRILDNDSIKFVKDKGIIKASVKGQLLRKLRENRGMSLGDLAKMLGVTRRTIYEYERGSIEASERTARMLVNLFDEDLLNNVDLRPSDNDVLNDVKTREEMVDDNIRELLPSFKLYSLLKAHTKVAAHSTDESYLVEDKRRLSNEVVNVAKVLGVGLALIESDKRDVEFLESRN